The following are from one region of the Mycolicibacterium diernhoferi genome:
- the secG gene encoding preprotein translocase subunit SecG, whose amino-acid sequence MELALQIVLIITSLLTVLLVLLHRAKGGGLSTLFGGGVQSSLSGSTVVEKNLDRLTLFVVGIWLVSIIGMALRIKYNA is encoded by the coding sequence ATGGAACTCGCTCTGCAGATCGTGCTGATCATCACCAGTCTTCTGACGGTGTTGCTCGTGCTGCTGCATCGGGCCAAGGGCGGCGGTCTCTCCACGCTCTTCGGTGGCGGCGTGCAGTCCAGCCTCTCCGGTTCGACCGTGGTGGAGAAGAACCTGGACCGCCTGACGCTCTTCGTCGTCGGCATCTGGCTGGTGTCCATCATCGGCATGGCACTGCGCATCAAGTACAACGCATAG